ATTTAATGAAAAATCTGGACTTGTCTCAATTCCTATTGCGGAAGATTCTATCTTATCATTTACAAAAATGCAGGCGTTGCCCCAAAATGTAAAGGTTACAAATATTCCGTTTATTGAGCGGAATGTTAAGCCAAATCAGGCAACGAAATTGTTTATACAGGCTTTCGATTATAACCCCAATCTTAAACATGAAGAAAAATCTCTAAAATGGAAATTTGATTTTGAGGAATTACAAGAAACCATACCTGAACTTTTTTTTCCGCCATGCATACAAACGATTTTAGCGGGCCTAGAAGACGGGAAAAAAAGGTCAATGTTTGTCCTGATTAATTTTTTATCTAATGTTGGATGGAATAAAACGCAAGTTGAAGAAAGAATTAAACTTTGGAATCAATCCAATCCTGAACCGCTTAAAGAAGCATATCTTAAAGGCCAATTCAAGTTTAAAAATAAAGTTTTACCTCCCAATTGTGATAATAATGCTTATTACAAAGATATGAATATTTGCAAATCAGATAATCTTTGCCTCAAAATTAAAAACCCTGTTAATTATTCTAAAAGAAAATCTTTCATGCAATCAAATAAAACAGATTCTAAACCTGGGCGTGTTAAGCTTACCGAAGAACAAAAAAAAATGAGACGAGAATACCGCCAAAAAATCGAACAAGAAAAAACCAATAATATCGACCGCAAAGGACAATGATATTCTCAAAAGCTCGCTGACACCATCAGTCACAGACCATTTGCTTTCCCGCTCACACCTCTGTAAATCTTTCGTACCGGGTTAATACATTATTATAAGTATTGACGTACAAGCAGAGGAAATAATACAAATTTATTGATTAAAACTTCAAAATATCAAAGCATTACCAAATACCGATAGCTTTATAAATGCACATCAAAATCTAGTATTAAATGTCTTAGAATCGGATATCTAAAGACATACAATCGGCCTGGAGAGAAATGCTCTATCAGTACCTAAACCATAGGGGCTTTCTTCTAAAAACGGTTGAAAAAGGATGCATAAACTAAAATGCCTAACACAAGAAAACCAAGATGCGGAAGTTTACAATTTTTACCTAAAAAGAGAGCTAAAAAAGCTTATGCTAGAGTTCATTCTTGGACAACTTCCAAAGAAGCATTACCTCTTGCTTTTGCAGGCTATAAAGCAGGCATGACACATATTATTTTTGTGGATAAACGCAACAATCGGCTTATCAAAAATGAAAAAAGAATGTGGCCTGTTACAGTTATTGAATGCCCGCCTATGACAATTCACTCAGCTCGTTTCTACAAAAAATCTCCCTATGGAAAAAAATTAATTACAGAAGTTTTAAACTCAAAACCTAAAAAGCATTTAAAGAGAAAATTAGTTATTCCAAAAACCCTTAAAACTAAATTTGAAGACATTACTGATTTTGATGAAATTACAGTTGTTGTGCATACTAATCCTGATTTGACAGGCATAGGCAAAAAGAAACCCGAAATTTTTGAAGTAGGTTTAGGGGGCTCTAAAGAGAATAAATTTAATTATGTAAAAGAAAATTTAGGCAAAGATCTGAATGTCAAAGATATTTTAAAAGAGGGTATGTTAACGGATATTCATGCAATAACTGCCGGTAAAGGTTATCAAGGTCCTGTAAAAAGGTTTGGAATTTCATTAAAAAGCCACAAATCTGAAAAAGCTAGAAGAGCTGCAGTTCAAGGTCCCGAAGGTTATGCTAAAGTATTATTTACTATTCCAAAAGGGGGTAAAATGGGTTTCCATCAAAGAACTGATTATAATAAATTAATTTTAAAGATTAATGAGAAAGTTGACATGATCAATCCAAATGGGGGATTTGTAAGATACGGTGAATTAAAAAACCCATACCTTTTAATTAAAGGTTCAATTCCATGCCCTAGTAAAAGATTAGCGATATTGACTCGGGCTATTCGACCAAATAAAAAAATTTCAGCTGATGGTGTAAATATTACTTATATCAGCAAAGAATCAAAGCAAGGAAGATAAAAATTTCAAAATATAAACATCAGAGATTTCAATAAGATGAAAATTTACGATTTAAACGGAAAAGAATCAGGCAAAGTGGATTTGCCTAAACAGTTTAACGAAGAAGTTAGGCCTGATATTATCAAAAAAGCAGTTTTGGCTATACGGGCTAATAAAAGACAAAAATATGGAGCATATAAAGAAGCTGGTCAAAGACATTGCGTAACAATTTCCAAAATGAGAAGAGATTACAGGTCAGTGTATGGCTCAGGCAGAAGCAGAACGCCTCGAAAAGTTATGAGTGTCCGCGGTTCAAGATTTAACTGGGTGGGTGCTGTAGTTCCTAATACTGTGGGAGGTAGAAGAGCCCATCCGCCAAAAGCTGAAAAAGATTGGACACAAAAAATTAATAAAAAAGAAAATAGACTTGCGATTAGAAGCGCATTAAGCGCAACATTAATTTCAAGTATGGTAAGAGAACGCGGCCATATTATTCCTGAAATATATCCATTTGTCCTGGATAATAAAATAAATGAAATCGCAAAAACAAAAGAATTCATAGATGTATTATTTAAATTAGGGTTTGAACAAGAACTTGCAAGAAGCCAAAAAAGAATAATTCGCGCAGGTAAAGGCAAATTAAGAGGGAGAAAATATATCACAAAGAAATCTATTTTAATAGTGGTAATTGATAAAAGATGCAAGCTTGCCAAAGCCGCTAAAAATGTGCCAGGTATAGACCTGATTAATGTTGCAAACTTGAACGCCGAATTACTTGCGCCCGGTACGCATATAGGAAGAGCAACATTATTCACTAAAGAAGCAATTGAAAAAATCGGAAAAGAAAATTTATTTAACTAAAATGGATCCATACGCTATAATTAAATACCCTGTATCAACTGAAAAAAGCATCAGGTTATTAGAATCGGAGAATAAATTAGTTTTTAGAGTAGAAAGACATACTAAAAAAATTGAAATAAAACAAGCAATTGAAGAATTATTCAATGCTAAAGTTGAAAAAGTTAACACGCTTACAACTTCCAAAGGCGAAAAGAGAGCATATGTAAAGTTTAGTCCTGAAACTCCTGCAATTGATATTGCAACTCAGTTAGGATTAATGTAGAGGAAAAAAATGCCAAAAAGAATTATCCAACAAGCAAGAGGAAAAGGGAGCACAACTTATAGAGCTCCAAGCTTTAAATATAAAGGGGCATCTCAGCATTTAGGAGTTGGTAAACATTTAAGCGGGAAAGTAACCGATATTATCCATTGCAGAGGCCATTCAGCTCCGCTTATCAGCGTACAGTTTGAGAATAAAGAAAATGGTTTAATGGTTGCACCAGAAAGTATCAAAATAGGGGATGTAATAAAGTATGGTTCCCAAGAAATTAACAATGGCAACTGTTTAAAGTTAAAAGATCTTGCTGAAGGAACGGTTATATTTAATATAGAGTCATGCCCTGGCGATGGGGGTAAATTAGTCCGGGCAGGAGGGACATTCGCGAAAGTAATGGCTAATTTAAATGATCACGTTGTTGTAGTATTGCCTTCAAAAAAACAAAAAAGTTTTTCACCGGAGTGCAGGGCCAGTATCGGTATAGCGGCTGGCGGGGGAAGACTTGAAAAACCATTATTAAAAGCAGGCAAGAAATTTTATAAAATGAAAGCTAAAAATAAATTATGGCCTAACACCAGCTCATGCTCTATGAACGCTGTTGATCATCCTTATGGTGGTTCAAGTTCAAGTAGAAAAGGCAGACCAACAATTGCGCCAAGATTTGCACCTCCCGGCAGAAATGTAGGTATGCTGAAACCAAGGAAATCCGGCAGAGCTAAAACAAAGAGAATAAGAGGATAAACCGGGAAATATTAAACATGCAAAATAGGAGAACTTCAACATGGCAAAAAAAACATTTACATATTACGGAAAAACTGAAGAAGAATTGAAAGGAATGAGTGTTAAAGAATTTGCAGTTTTAACCAATTCAAGAATTAGGAGAACTTTATTAAGAGGATTTACAGA
This sequence is a window from Candidatus Woesearchaeota archaeon. Protein-coding genes within it:
- a CDS encoding 50S ribosomal protein L3, producing MPNTRKPRCGSLQFLPKKRAKKAYARVHSWTTSKEALPLAFAGYKAGMTHIIFVDKRNNRLIKNEKRMWPVTVIECPPMTIHSARFYKKSPYGKKLITEVLNSKPKKHLKRKLVIPKTLKTKFEDITDFDEITVVVHTNPDLTGIGKKKPEIFEVGLGGSKENKFNYVKENLGKDLNVKDILKEGMLTDIHAITAGKGYQGPVKRFGISLKSHKSEKARRAAVQGPEGYAKVLFTIPKGGKMGFHQRTDYNKLILKINEKVDMINPNGGFVRYGELKNPYLLIKGSIPCPSKRLAILTRAIRPNKKISADGVNITYISKESKQGR
- the rpl4p gene encoding 50S ribosomal protein L4; translated protein: MKIYDLNGKESGKVDLPKQFNEEVRPDIIKKAVLAIRANKRQKYGAYKEAGQRHCVTISKMRRDYRSVYGSGRSRTPRKVMSVRGSRFNWVGAVVPNTVGGRRAHPPKAEKDWTQKINKKENRLAIRSALSATLISSMVRERGHIIPEIYPFVLDNKINEIAKTKEFIDVLFKLGFEQELARSQKRIIRAGKGKLRGRKYITKKSILIVVIDKRCKLAKAAKNVPGIDLINVANLNAELLAPGTHIGRATLFTKEAIEKIGKENLFN
- a CDS encoding 50S ribosomal protein L23, which encodes MDPYAIIKYPVSTEKSIRLLESENKLVFRVERHTKKIEIKQAIEELFNAKVEKVNTLTTSKGEKRAYVKFSPETPAIDIATQLGLM
- a CDS encoding 50S ribosomal protein L2: MPKRIIQQARGKGSTTYRAPSFKYKGASQHLGVGKHLSGKVTDIIHCRGHSAPLISVQFENKENGLMVAPESIKIGDVIKYGSQEINNGNCLKLKDLAEGTVIFNIESCPGDGGKLVRAGGTFAKVMANLNDHVVVVLPSKKQKSFSPECRASIGIAAGGGRLEKPLLKAGKKFYKMKAKNKLWPNTSSCSMNAVDHPYGGSSSSRKGRPTIAPRFAPPGRNVGMLKPRKSGRAKTKRIRG